From a region of the Corallococcus coralloides DSM 2259 genome:
- a CDS encoding D-arabinono-1,4-lactone oxidase: protein MTTEAAKTKTWRNWSGAVVAHPSGFLQPDSVDALKAALRDASAQSRTVRVVGSGHSFPPLCATDETMVSLEALRGLVSVDDRTREAVVWAGTNLRELGTLLASHGLAMENLGDINKQSLGGALGTGTHGTGVGLGILSTQAAEMTLVTASGDEVTCSEDASPELLQAARVSLGALGVVTRVRLRLLPAYRLRLTRRNLALEECLAGLDEARARHRHYEFFWFPHSDRVMTKAMDLTDETPHGVGVGRWFSEMVMENAVFGAVSRACRMRPAWCAPVSRLSAKLASEGVLAGQSHTLFATPRLVRFQEMEYAVPVERGPDCLRELSEYITREQLPVHFPVEYRFVRGDDVFLSPAHGGDRAFIAVHQYQGMPLEPYFSGAEAIFRNHGGRPHWGKLHTQTAETLKHLYPRWDDFQRVREQLDPEGRFLNPYLKRLFLEGVRHTRGETGARSA, encoded by the coding sequence ATGACGACCGAGGCGGCGAAGACGAAGACGTGGCGCAACTGGTCCGGCGCGGTGGTGGCCCATCCCTCCGGCTTCCTCCAGCCGGACTCCGTGGACGCCTTGAAGGCCGCGCTCCGCGACGCCAGCGCCCAGTCGCGCACCGTGCGCGTGGTGGGCAGCGGCCACTCGTTCCCGCCGCTGTGCGCGACGGACGAGACGATGGTGTCGCTCGAAGCGCTGCGAGGCCTGGTGTCCGTGGACGACCGCACGCGCGAGGCCGTGGTGTGGGCGGGCACGAACCTGCGCGAGCTGGGCACGCTGCTCGCGTCGCACGGGCTCGCGATGGAGAACCTGGGCGACATCAACAAGCAGTCGCTGGGCGGCGCGCTGGGCACGGGCACGCACGGCACGGGCGTGGGCCTGGGCATCCTCTCCACGCAGGCGGCGGAGATGACGCTCGTCACGGCGAGCGGGGACGAGGTGACGTGCTCGGAGGACGCGTCGCCGGAGCTGCTCCAGGCCGCGCGCGTGTCCCTGGGCGCGCTGGGCGTGGTGACGCGGGTGCGGCTGCGCTTGCTGCCCGCGTACCGGCTGCGGCTGACGCGGCGGAACCTGGCGCTGGAGGAGTGCCTCGCGGGCCTGGATGAAGCGCGGGCGCGTCACCGGCACTACGAGTTCTTCTGGTTCCCGCACTCCGACCGCGTGATGACGAAGGCGATGGACCTCACGGACGAGACCCCGCACGGGGTGGGCGTGGGGCGCTGGTTCAGCGAGATGGTGATGGAGAACGCGGTCTTCGGCGCGGTGAGCCGTGCGTGCCGGATGCGGCCGGCGTGGTGCGCGCCGGTGAGCCGGCTGTCGGCGAAGCTGGCGTCGGAAGGCGTGCTGGCGGGACAGAGCCACACGCTGTTCGCCACGCCGCGGCTCGTGCGCTTCCAGGAGATGGAATACGCCGTGCCGGTGGAGCGCGGGCCGGACTGCCTGCGCGAGCTGTCCGAATACATCACGCGCGAGCAGCTGCCCGTGCACTTCCCGGTGGAGTACCGCTTCGTGCGCGGCGACGACGTGTTCCTCAGCCCGGCGCACGGCGGGGACCGCGCGTTCATCGCGGTGCATCAGTACCAGGGCATGCCGCTGGAGCCCTACTTCTCCGGCGCGGAGGCCATCTTCCGCAACCACGGTGGCCGGCCGCACTGGGGCAAGCTGCACACCCAGACGGCGGAGACGCTGAAACATCTGTATCCCCGCTGGGATGACTTCCAGCGCGTGCGCGAGCAACTGGACCCGGAGGGGCGTTTCCTCAATCCCTATCTGAAACGTCTCTTCCTGGAGGGTGTCCGTCACACCCGCGGTGAAACAGGGGCGCGAAGCGCGTGA
- a CDS encoding amino acid deaminase/aldolase, whose protein sequence is MPRDYAYYAQALEGRRLPLAFADLDLLNENAAALVRRAGGLPVRVATKSVRCVALLRRVLDGHPGFQGLMCFSADEAVHLRERGFSDLLMGYPVVDAEALAELCRPPAPVTLMVDSAEHVALAARAARRHGTRAPLCLDVDLSVDLPGLRFGVHRSPVRSPEDALAVAKSIAAEGDAVFLAGVMGYEAQLAGVPDAAPHAGPKNVVIRALKRGSVGRVHSRRQAVVAALKDAGFAPRFVNGGGTGSLESTRQDASVTELTAGSGLYSPALFDGYRGFQHQPAVAFAIPVTRRPGPGLFTLQGGGFVASGSAGVDKLPVPYLPEGAKLLPLEGAGEVQTPIAYAGPVPLSLGAPVFFRHAKAGEVCEHFRTLLLISGGRVVEEVPTYRGEWG, encoded by the coding sequence ATGCCGCGTGATTACGCCTACTACGCCCAGGCGCTGGAGGGACGGAGGCTGCCCCTGGCCTTCGCGGACCTGGACCTGCTGAACGAGAACGCGGCGGCGCTGGTGCGGCGCGCGGGCGGGTTGCCGGTGCGGGTGGCCACGAAGTCGGTGCGGTGCGTCGCGCTGCTGCGGCGCGTGCTCGACGGGCATCCCGGCTTCCAGGGCCTCATGTGCTTCAGCGCCGACGAGGCCGTGCACCTGCGCGAGCGCGGCTTTAGCGACCTGCTCATGGGCTACCCCGTGGTGGATGCCGAGGCCCTGGCGGAACTGTGCCGGCCGCCAGCGCCCGTGACGCTGATGGTGGACTCGGCCGAGCACGTGGCGCTCGCCGCCCGGGCGGCCCGCCGTCATGGGACGCGAGCGCCGCTGTGCCTGGACGTGGACCTGTCCGTGGACCTGCCCGGGCTGCGCTTCGGGGTGCACCGCTCGCCGGTGCGCTCGCCGGAGGACGCGCTGGCGGTGGCGAAGAGCATCGCGGCGGAAGGGGACGCCGTCTTCCTCGCGGGCGTCATGGGCTACGAGGCGCAGCTCGCGGGCGTGCCGGACGCCGCGCCGCACGCGGGGCCGAAGAACGTGGTCATCCGCGCGCTCAAGCGGGGCTCGGTGGGCCGTGTGCACTCGCGCAGGCAGGCGGTGGTGGCCGCGCTCAAGGACGCGGGGTTCGCGCCGCGCTTCGTGAACGGCGGCGGCACCGGCAGCCTGGAGTCCACACGCCAGGACGCGAGCGTCACCGAGCTCACCGCGGGCAGCGGCCTGTACTCGCCCGCGCTCTTCGATGGCTACCGCGGCTTCCAGCACCAGCCCGCGGTGGCGTTCGCCATCCCCGTGACGCGGCGTCCCGGCCCGGGCCTCTTCACGCTCCAGGGGGGAGGCTTCGTGGCCTCCGGCTCGGCGGGCGTGGACAAGCTGCCCGTGCCCTACCTTCCCGAGGGCGCGAAGCTCCTTCCGCTGGAGGGCGCGGGCGAGGTGCAGACGCCCATCGCGTACGCGGGGCCGGTGCCGCTGTCCCTGGGCGCGCCGGTGTTCTTCCGGCACGCGAAGGCGGGCGAGGTGTGCGAGCACTTCCGCACGCTGCTGCTCATCTCCGGCGGCCGCGTCGTGGAAGAGGTCCCGACCTACCGGGGCGAATGGGGGTGA
- a CDS encoding helix-turn-helix transcriptional regulator: protein MIDLISEDQRLLQELEGLLEGLEPGSEALPTVLAALRSALRAERTAAYGVDVGPDRYHTAFVHGVGFPQPPSVLTEAFDAALPPAGSHFGYFDPARPPLAQRNRAMRFSPLGMSEPLRALPITGEGEGPLWERLGLSEAEWEHARTQLSGYASSLYRQLGLEQLAQLRVLVCEGDMMLGWVGAFRAEPFTEREQRLLQALTPSIQRRMAMDRRLREAGLLGPALGAALEVLGRPAWVVTFSGRVMHANKAGQARWEQDSQALAAQVRECLRSPPGTGPLFSSGPLRTQGLPDHYLVLDPGPPMEPTSRLPVLSQRWGLTAREAQVLEHVVQGETNKAIALHLGCAERTVEVHVTHLLNKAQVESRSALISRFFQS from the coding sequence GTGATTGATTTGATTTCCGAGGACCAACGCCTCTTGCAGGAGCTGGAGGGCCTGCTGGAGGGGTTGGAGCCCGGCTCCGAGGCCCTGCCGACGGTCCTCGCCGCGCTCCGAAGCGCCCTGCGCGCGGAGCGGACGGCGGCCTACGGCGTGGACGTGGGCCCGGACCGCTATCACACGGCATTCGTGCACGGCGTGGGCTTCCCGCAGCCGCCCTCCGTCCTCACCGAGGCCTTCGACGCGGCGCTGCCGCCTGCGGGGAGCCACTTTGGCTACTTCGATCCCGCGCGTCCGCCGCTGGCGCAGCGCAACCGCGCGATGCGCTTCTCACCCCTGGGAATGTCGGAGCCGCTGCGGGCCCTGCCCATCACCGGCGAGGGCGAGGGCCCTCTGTGGGAGCGGCTGGGCTTGAGCGAGGCGGAGTGGGAGCACGCGCGGACGCAGCTGTCCGGGTATGCCTCCAGCCTCTACCGGCAGTTGGGATTGGAGCAGCTGGCGCAGCTGCGGGTGCTGGTGTGTGAAGGCGACATGATGCTGGGCTGGGTGGGCGCCTTCCGGGCCGAGCCCTTCACGGAGCGGGAGCAGCGGCTGTTGCAGGCGCTGACGCCCTCCATCCAGCGGCGGATGGCCATGGACCGGCGGCTGCGCGAGGCGGGCCTGCTGGGACCGGCCCTGGGCGCGGCGCTGGAGGTGCTGGGGCGGCCCGCGTGGGTCGTCACGTTCAGCGGCCGGGTGATGCACGCGAACAAGGCGGGTCAGGCGCGGTGGGAGCAGGACTCCCAGGCGCTGGCGGCGCAGGTGCGCGAGTGTCTGCGGAGCCCGCCGGGCACGGGGCCGCTGTTCTCCTCCGGGCCGCTGCGCACGCAGGGGCTGCCGGACCACTACCTGGTGCTGGACCCCGGGCCTCCGATGGAGCCGACCTCGCGCCTGCCGGTGCTGAGCCAGCGCTGGGGGCTCACCGCGCGCGAGGCGCAGGTGCTGGAGCACGTGGTGCAGGGAGAGACGAACAAGGCCATCGCCCTGCACCTGGGCTGCGCCGAGCGCACGGTGGAGGTGCACGTCACGCACCTCCTGAACAAGGCGCAGGTGGAGAGCCGCTCCGCGCTCATCTCGCGCTTCTTCCAATCCTGA
- a CDS encoding metallophosphoesterase: MDEALLRKALARADAAVAKGPHALAADGQRRTLHVAMGDPQADFDRVLSILSLHGLLDEEGGLRPHVCLVSVGDHFDWGPAADRERVARSALRLVAWLASHPADQAVMLLGNHDLGRVGELADFTDATFRAARVEADRVYAGDDTDAAAERAFLQRWPGLPSAELAARDFSTWTEEQRAWVEHLLRARRFRVAHAAGDSLLVLHAGVTREDLGVVGLEPERWADARAVTEALNGVMDRAVAAWKGGPLVLPGLHHPGNAKDGEGVGIFYQRPSLAAEDGERVRGTPRRRFDPRRLPLGLTQVVGHTRDKRVRELVSPGPTRDGVLRHLVTDGSRVDYAHGPPPVTGPGEAVMVFTDGAMREGRAEDFELLDLEARRAVPLAP, from the coding sequence ATGGACGAAGCGCTCTTGAGGAAGGCGCTGGCTCGCGCCGACGCGGCGGTGGCGAAGGGGCCGCACGCGCTGGCGGCGGATGGCCAGCGCCGCACGCTGCATGTGGCGATGGGGGACCCGCAGGCGGACTTCGACCGGGTGCTCTCCATCCTCTCGCTGCACGGGCTGCTGGACGAAGAGGGAGGGCTGCGGCCGCACGTGTGCCTGGTGTCCGTGGGCGACCACTTCGACTGGGGGCCCGCGGCGGACCGGGAGCGCGTGGCCCGGAGCGCACTGCGGCTGGTCGCGTGGCTCGCGTCCCATCCGGCGGATCAGGCCGTGATGCTCCTGGGCAACCACGACCTGGGCCGCGTGGGGGAGTTGGCGGACTTCACGGATGCAACGTTCCGCGCCGCGCGGGTGGAGGCGGACCGGGTCTACGCGGGGGACGACACCGACGCGGCGGCGGAGCGGGCCTTCCTCCAGCGCTGGCCTGGATTGCCGAGCGCGGAGCTGGCGGCGCGGGACTTCAGCACCTGGACCGAGGAGCAGCGCGCGTGGGTGGAGCACCTGCTGCGCGCACGGCGCTTCCGCGTGGCGCATGCGGCCGGGGACTCGCTGCTGGTGCTGCACGCGGGCGTCACTCGCGAGGATCTGGGGGTCGTGGGGCTCGAGCCTGAACGATGGGCGGATGCACGCGCGGTGACGGAGGCGCTCAACGGCGTGATGGATCGGGCGGTGGCGGCGTGGAAGGGCGGGCCGCTCGTGCTGCCGGGGCTGCACCATCCGGGCAATGCGAAGGATGGCGAGGGAGTGGGCATCTTCTACCAGCGGCCCAGCCTCGCCGCGGAGGATGGGGAGCGCGTGCGGGGAACGCCCCGGCGCAGGTTCGATCCCCGGAGGTTGCCGCTCGGGTTGACCCAGGTGGTGGGCCACACGCGGGACAAGCGGGTACGGGAGCTGGTGTCACCCGGTCCCACGCGCGATGGAGTGCTGCGCCACCTGGTGACGGACGGGTCGCGCGTGGACTACGCGCACGGTCCGCCGCCCGTGACGGGTCCGGGCGAGGCGGTGATGGTGTTCACCGACGGAGCCATGCGCGAGGGCCGCGCGGAGGACTTCGAGCTGCTCGACCTGGAGGCCCGTCGCGCGGTGCCGCTGGCTCCGTGA
- a CDS encoding thioredoxin family protein, translating to MRSLLACLFLSGSIACTATNANAPASASAEAHAEGPLPFIPDDYARALADAKAKGVPLFVDTWAPWCHTCRSMRAYVFTDKALAKHADRFVWLELNTDLTQNATFQEKYPVEFWPTFFIIDPREEKALLRFAGSATVPQLERLFEDGERAYQGGATGAEALLARGDALYGERKPAEAAEALSLALAEAPADWSRRGRALESLLMAQYGAKQYVPCAQKAVAELPKVPRSLNLANGVLNGLSCALAIPEGSPEAADLRHALEAKARDVLAPPAIDMEADDRSGLYEVLVEARKQDKDTAGAKQVAQEWLTFLEGEAAKAPNPEARSVFDSHRMLAAMTLEQPQRAIPALEQSEKDLPQDYNPPARLATLYRLSGRLDDALAANDRALARVQGARRLSVLSGRADIQVARKDTAGAVKTLEEALTFAKTLPAAQVSPRQVESLEKKLAGLKSPAAVPGAAP from the coding sequence ATGCGCTCCCTCCTCGCCTGCCTGTTCCTGTCGGGGTCCATCGCCTGCACGGCCACGAACGCCAACGCGCCCGCGTCCGCGTCCGCCGAGGCCCATGCCGAAGGCCCGCTGCCCTTCATCCCGGACGACTACGCCCGCGCGCTCGCGGACGCGAAGGCGAAGGGCGTGCCCCTGTTCGTCGACACCTGGGCGCCGTGGTGTCACACCTGCCGCTCCATGCGCGCGTACGTCTTCACGGACAAGGCGCTGGCGAAGCACGCGGACCGCTTCGTGTGGCTGGAGCTCAACACCGACCTGACCCAGAACGCGACGTTCCAGGAGAAGTACCCGGTGGAGTTCTGGCCCACCTTCTTCATCATCGACCCGCGCGAGGAGAAGGCCCTGCTGCGCTTCGCCGGCAGCGCGACGGTGCCGCAGCTGGAGCGCCTCTTCGAGGACGGCGAGCGCGCCTACCAGGGCGGTGCCACCGGCGCGGAAGCGCTGCTCGCGCGCGGTGATGCGCTCTACGGAGAGCGCAAGCCCGCGGAGGCCGCGGAGGCCCTGTCGCTCGCGCTCGCGGAGGCCCCCGCGGACTGGTCCCGCCGGGGCCGCGCGCTGGAGTCGCTGCTGATGGCGCAGTACGGAGCGAAGCAGTACGTGCCCTGCGCGCAGAAGGCGGTGGCGGAGCTGCCGAAGGTGCCTCGCTCGCTCAACCTGGCCAACGGCGTCCTCAATGGCCTCAGCTGCGCGCTGGCCATCCCGGAAGGCTCGCCCGAGGCCGCGGACCTGCGGCACGCGCTGGAGGCGAAGGCGCGCGACGTGCTCGCGCCGCCGGCCATCGACATGGAGGCGGATGACCGCTCCGGCCTGTACGAGGTGCTGGTGGAGGCGCGCAAGCAGGACAAGGACACCGCGGGCGCGAAGCAGGTGGCCCAGGAGTGGCTGACGTTCCTGGAGGGCGAGGCCGCGAAGGCGCCGAACCCCGAGGCGCGCAGCGTGTTCGACTCGCACCGCATGCTCGCGGCGATGACGCTGGAGCAGCCGCAGCGGGCCATCCCCGCGCTGGAGCAGAGCGAGAAGGACCTGCCGCAGGACTACAACCCGCCCGCGCGGCTCGCGACGCTGTATCGCCTGTCGGGCCGGCTGGATGATGCGCTCGCCGCGAATGACCGGGCGCTGGCGCGGGTGCAGGGAGCACGGCGGCTGTCCGTGCTCTCCGGCCGCGCGGACATCCAGGTCGCGCGCAAGGACACCGCGGGCGCGGTGAAGACGCTGGAGGAGGCGCTGACCTTCGCGAAGACGCTGCCCGCCGCGCAGGTGTCCCCGCGTCAGGTGGAGTCGCTGGAGAAGAAGCTCGCCGGCCTCAAGTCGCCGGCCGCTGTGCCTGGTGCTGCTCCGTAA
- a CDS encoding GTPase translates to MKDPRALRTALASALDALPASERFPDSGDADVARRLAERLRRDLLPRLGSGDEDAPLLLVAIAGPNNVGKSTLFNSLAKASLSPARPEGGLTKQCLAASNPETWTGALKDVLTQRYDIIPVADGAVAPVDEPGPPGRLYLVLSEAVPRGLLVMDTPDFDSVYRDNRERAEALLVTVDVLVFVVSRQTYQNAALVDFLRAAVGHGKPYLLVYNEATREDVARGHLDKLAQDVGHPPIARYLAPHQPDVEAGLKPLATEALDGRPPLAALLGQAEHARELKARALEASLSDARSELDAVARAATRAAREPERLRQRLRHDLQGIGAQAALKAVPADVLVDAFRDELDARSTFHRFVRLPFRGLATALTFVSRKVRESFTGPQPHEALPTQAVDDSLKDGLRRLVDAFAPEVAAWRGDAETREKLAQAFGPAMLGRLDAPLDLGALHAHAADRATLYDFCRQLVGSELQGGMREELLQALTTLVYSVPSGAAAVVTVATGGLGHDAVVWAGTLLSTPLLERFVDLLGAQVRATVTRKWADAHGATLAQAMETRFFAELLSHLDAQADGWLRTATTLETARRAAE, encoded by the coding sequence ATGAAGGACCCTCGCGCCCTGCGCACCGCCCTCGCGTCCGCCCTGGACGCCCTGCCCGCCTCCGAGCGCTTCCCCGACAGCGGTGACGCCGACGTGGCCCGACGCCTGGCTGAACGCCTGCGCCGCGACCTGCTGCCGCGCCTCGGCTCTGGCGACGAGGACGCGCCGCTGCTCCTCGTGGCCATCGCCGGCCCCAACAACGTCGGGAAGTCCACGCTCTTCAACTCGCTGGCGAAGGCGTCCCTGTCCCCCGCGCGTCCCGAGGGCGGACTCACCAAGCAGTGCCTGGCCGCGTCGAATCCGGAGACGTGGACGGGCGCGCTGAAGGACGTGCTCACCCAGCGCTACGACATCATCCCGGTGGCCGACGGCGCCGTGGCGCCCGTGGATGAGCCCGGCCCCCCGGGCCGGCTGTACCTGGTGCTGTCGGAGGCCGTACCGCGCGGGCTGCTGGTGATGGACACGCCGGACTTCGACAGCGTGTACCGCGACAACCGCGAGCGGGCCGAGGCGCTGCTCGTCACGGTGGACGTGCTGGTGTTCGTGGTGAGCCGGCAGACGTACCAGAACGCGGCGCTGGTGGACTTCCTGCGCGCGGCGGTGGGCCACGGCAAGCCGTACCTGCTCGTCTACAACGAGGCCACGCGCGAGGACGTGGCGCGCGGCCACCTGGACAAGCTGGCCCAGGACGTGGGCCACCCGCCCATCGCGCGCTACCTGGCGCCGCACCAACCGGATGTGGAGGCGGGGCTGAAGCCGCTGGCCACCGAAGCGCTGGATGGACGGCCGCCGCTCGCCGCGCTGCTGGGACAGGCGGAACATGCGCGCGAGCTGAAGGCGCGGGCGCTGGAGGCGTCGCTGTCGGATGCGCGCTCGGAGCTGGACGCGGTGGCGCGGGCGGCGACCCGCGCGGCCCGCGAGCCGGAGCGGCTGAGGCAGCGGCTGCGGCACGACCTGCAAGGCATTGGCGCGCAGGCGGCGCTGAAGGCCGTGCCCGCGGATGTGCTGGTGGATGCGTTCCGCGACGAACTGGATGCGCGCAGCACCTTCCACCGGTTCGTGCGGTTGCCGTTCCGAGGGCTGGCCACGGCGCTCACGTTCGTGAGCCGCAAGGTGCGTGAGTCCTTCACCGGACCCCAGCCGCATGAGGCGCTGCCCACGCAGGCGGTGGATGACTCGCTGAAGGACGGGCTGCGCAGGCTGGTGGACGCCTTCGCGCCGGAGGTGGCCGCGTGGCGAGGGGACGCGGAGACGCGCGAGAAGCTGGCGCAGGCCTTCGGGCCCGCGATGCTCGGCCGGCTGGATGCGCCGCTGGATCTGGGCGCGCTGCACGCGCACGCGGCGGACCGGGCCACGCTGTATGACTTCTGCCGCCAGTTGGTGGGCAGCGAGCTGCAGGGCGGCATGCGCGAGGAGCTGCTCCAGGCGCTCACCACGCTGGTGTACTCGGTGCCGTCCGGCGCGGCGGCGGTGGTGACGGTGGCCACTGGCGGCCTGGGCCATGACGCGGTGGTGTGGGCGGGGACGCTCCTGTCCACGCCGCTCCTGGAGCGCTTCGTGGACCTGCTGGGCGCCCAGGTGCGCGCGACGGTGACGCGCAAGTGGGCGGACGCACACGGAGCCACGCTGGCGCAGGCCATGGAGACGCGCTTCTTCGCGGAGCTGTTGTCCCACCTGGACGCCCAGGCGGACGGCTGGCTGCGCACCGCCACCACCCTGGAGACGGCACGGCGGGCGGCGGAGTAG
- the traA gene encoding outer membrane exchange protein TraA — MLAVCLASAPAVAQKLPDVVVDGPPSAPSPVNDVGTGICMASSVWTRPAVDFPTSQTNYTENLNIYMEENSATRMTSVLRSAFDLSNNLNDGRILSYGDFVNVVSGCAQGGCPFHYNDSTTRFVSRFRGYLNVTPAMVGRLLHFGFYADDAISLVLFDKANRRYDIVIRPPEIGAPTRRTTNSVTFTQSGLYPIELLYVQIVEHSALEFAVLDGAFTDFDRPANQVPVVPLNTSGFTLVQPAQLFQTETGRPSFPDNLDQCVQCNRLFANQAGNGSCGSSYYCNSAALCAPCDTNLLCGDTCSPCGPTAPICAEVSGQFTCVQCTQNSDCQTGRCDTTTNVCTGCVRDSDCGSGQVCDEPNFTCVQCTSDAECPGSQVCDLTANTCVECNEDTQCDRGESCSNHVCTPCNTNDSCAGNSCNCCPNGTQCAAPTPGAPPSCVECTTDSQCSNGQRCDTLNSACVDSIAECNTSDRCGPGCSKCPGERPFCLDGEVCVQCRNDLECGDGQTCVSGECSSCTTDNRCGPRCDSCGGDTPFCLSDGTVQNSVCVGCVNDSDCGSGTCDPTTRTCSNTGACAVTCAEGTVCDGSTCVECFADAHCPCGGTCDLTSNTCLETCADSGDCLGVEFCSAETQQCERGRRKPGTEPQGGAFCCGTTAEGTPTGSTAMLVTLALGFLFLRSTRRVR; from the coding sequence CTGCTCGCCGTGTGCCTCGCGAGCGCGCCTGCCGTGGCGCAGAAGCTGCCGGATGTAGTGGTGGACGGGCCGCCCTCAGCGCCCTCTCCGGTCAACGATGTCGGCACGGGGATCTGCATGGCGTCCAGCGTGTGGACAAGGCCTGCGGTGGACTTCCCCACGAGCCAGACGAACTACACCGAGAACCTGAACATCTACATGGAGGAGAACAGCGCGACGCGCATGACCTCCGTGCTGCGCTCCGCGTTCGACCTGTCGAACAACCTGAATGACGGTCGCATCCTGAGCTACGGCGACTTCGTCAATGTGGTCTCGGGCTGCGCCCAGGGTGGCTGTCCCTTCCACTACAACGACTCGACCACCCGATTCGTCTCTCGCTTTCGCGGCTACCTGAACGTCACCCCGGCCATGGTCGGCCGCCTCCTGCACTTCGGATTCTATGCCGACGACGCCATCAGTCTTGTGCTGTTCGACAAGGCCAACAGGCGTTACGACATCGTCATCCGACCGCCGGAAATTGGGGCGCCGACACGACGCACCACCAACTCCGTCACCTTCACCCAGTCCGGGCTCTATCCCATCGAGCTGCTCTACGTGCAGATCGTGGAGCACTCCGCACTGGAGTTCGCCGTCCTGGATGGGGCATTCACGGACTTCGACCGCCCGGCGAATCAAGTTCCAGTCGTCCCGCTCAACACCTCCGGCTTCACACTGGTCCAGCCCGCGCAGCTGTTCCAGACCGAAACCGGCCGGCCATCGTTCCCGGACAACCTGGACCAGTGCGTCCAGTGCAACCGGCTGTTCGCGAACCAGGCCGGCAATGGCAGTTGCGGCTCGTCCTACTACTGCAACTCCGCTGCGCTCTGCGCACCCTGTGACACGAACCTCCTTTGCGGTGACACGTGCTCGCCGTGCGGTCCTACCGCGCCCATCTGCGCGGAGGTCAGCGGCCAGTTCACCTGTGTCCAGTGCACCCAGAACAGCGACTGTCAGACGGGCCGCTGCGACACCACCACCAACGTCTGCACCGGCTGTGTCCGCGACTCCGACTGCGGCTCCGGCCAGGTCTGCGACGAGCCGAACTTCACCTGCGTCCAGTGCACCTCCGACGCGGAGTGCCCCGGCAGCCAGGTCTGCGACCTCACCGCGAACACCTGCGTCGAGTGCAACGAAGACACCCAATGCGACCGTGGCGAGTCGTGCTCCAACCACGTTTGCACGCCCTGCAACACCAATGACTCCTGCGCCGGCAACTCCTGCAACTGCTGCCCCAATGGCACCCAGTGCGCCGCGCCCACTCCCGGCGCTCCGCCCTCCTGCGTCGAGTGCACCACCGACAGCCAGTGCTCCAACGGCCAGCGCTGCGACACCCTGAACAGCGCCTGCGTCGACAGCATCGCCGAGTGCAACACCTCCGACCGCTGCGGCCCCGGCTGCTCCAAGTGCCCCGGTGAGCGCCCCTTCTGTCTCGACGGCGAGGTCTGCGTCCAGTGCCGCAACGACCTGGAATGCGGCGACGGCCAGACCTGTGTCAGCGGTGAATGCAGCTCCTGCACCACCGACAACCGCTGCGGTCCCCGCTGCGACTCGTGCGGCGGAGACACCCCGTTCTGCCTCTCCGACGGCACCGTGCAGAACAGCGTGTGCGTGGGCTGCGTCAATGACTCCGACTGCGGCAGCGGCACCTGCGACCCCACCACCCGCACCTGCTCCAACACCGGCGCCTGCGCCGTGACGTGCGCGGAAGGCACCGTGTGCGACGGCTCCACCTGCGTCGAGTGCTTCGCCGATGCCCACTGCCCCTGCGGCGGCACCTGCGACCTCACTTCCAACACCTGCCTTGAAACCTGCGCCGACAGCGGCGACTGCCTGGGCGTCGAGTTCTGCTCCGCCGAAACCCAGCAGTGCGAACGCGGCCGCCGCAAACCCGGCACTGAACCCCAGGGCGGCGCCTTCTGCTGCGGCACCACCGCCGAGGGCACCCCCACCGGCAGCACCGCCATGCTGGTCACCCTCGCCCTGGGCTTCCTCTTCCTGCGCTCCACCCGCCGCGTCCGATGA